In Streptomyces sp. SN-593, a single genomic region encodes these proteins:
- a CDS encoding C1 family peptidase yields MTVHRHRYTPTDPRLGRHIAHDERSRAFAHPEMDASQLQAVEWTRRIPILNQGQVGSCTGNALTGVIGTDSAERMASPVVQLRADKKKVFKAGSYRLDESTALKFYSLNTREDDCDGTYPPDDTGSSSLAAGKSGKAVGLFSGYLHAFSLLAMQTALQQGAVLIGIPWYQSMFTPKTDGTLDVDPSSGVAGGHELAVSGWDKDRFKVDNSWGGPWGDHGSCYVTNQQMQQFLADGGDCLAPKWAER; encoded by the coding sequence CTCGGCCGGCACATCGCCCACGACGAGCGGTCCCGCGCGTTCGCGCACCCGGAGATGGATGCGTCGCAGCTCCAGGCCGTCGAGTGGACGCGCCGCATCCCGATCCTCAATCAGGGCCAGGTCGGGAGCTGCACCGGCAACGCGCTGACTGGTGTGATCGGTACGGACTCTGCCGAGCGTATGGCGTCCCCGGTCGTGCAGCTCCGCGCCGACAAGAAGAAGGTCTTCAAGGCGGGCAGCTACCGGCTCGACGAGTCCACGGCGCTCAAGTTCTACTCGCTGAACACCCGCGAGGACGACTGCGACGGCACCTACCCGCCGGACGACACCGGCTCCAGCTCACTGGCCGCGGGCAAGTCGGGGAAGGCCGTCGGGCTGTTCAGCGGCTACCTGCACGCGTTCTCCCTCCTGGCGATGCAGACCGCTCTCCAGCAGGGCGCCGTCCTCATCGGTATCCCCTGGTACCAGTCGATGTTCACCCCGAAGACGGACGGCACCCTCGATGTCGACCCGTCCTCGGGCGTGGCGGGTGGTCACGAGCTGGCGGTGTCGGGCTGGGACAAGGACCGGTTCAAGGTCGACAACTCGTGGGGCGGCCCGTGGGGCGACCACGGGTCCTGCTACGTCACCAACCAGCAGATGCAGCAGTTCCTCGCCGATGGTGGCGACTGCCTCGCACCCAAGTGGGCCGAGCGATGA
- a CDS encoding glycoside hydrolase family 25 protein, which translates to MTGCEGQDWASYQSSTPSTTGLAFAAVKATESTTYTNSRHAAQVAHARAAGLVIIHYHFVRPGSMAAQIAYFLKQAVVQTGDVLCLDWEDTGVSGADKDTFLKALQKAAPGHRVILYCNIDFWKTRDTTSFAADGLWIADPSAAKGSPRITAPWLMHQYSEAGGIDRDYCNLTATQLRAWAAGTTPTPEDDVALTTDDINKIAAAVWAADVIPAARPPHANDDYKTNPTWTAKYGVQAAVEAARTACDVAPVALTDAQVTALGAQLAGSATFATAVAEQVADLLAQRLQS; encoded by the coding sequence GTGACCGGCTGCGAGGGCCAGGACTGGGCCTCTTACCAGTCCAGCACGCCGTCCACGACCGGCCTCGCGTTCGCGGCGGTCAAGGCCACCGAGTCGACCACCTACACGAACTCCCGGCACGCCGCGCAGGTCGCGCACGCCCGCGCCGCCGGACTGGTCATCATCCACTACCACTTCGTGCGCCCGGGCAGCATGGCCGCGCAGATCGCCTACTTCCTGAAGCAGGCCGTCGTGCAGACCGGGGACGTGCTGTGCCTGGACTGGGAGGACACCGGCGTGTCCGGCGCGGACAAGGACACGTTCCTCAAAGCCCTCCAGAAGGCCGCACCGGGCCACCGCGTGATCCTCTACTGCAACATCGACTTCTGGAAGACCCGCGACACCACGAGCTTCGCCGCCGACGGCCTGTGGATCGCCGACCCCAGCGCCGCGAAGGGCTCCCCGCGCATCACCGCGCCGTGGCTCATGCACCAGTACAGCGAAGCCGGCGGCATCGACCGCGACTACTGCAACCTCACCGCCACCCAGCTTCGCGCGTGGGCGGCCGGTACGACACCGACCCCGGAGGACGACGTGGCGCTCACCACGGACGACATCAACAAGATCGCGGCGGCGGTGTGGGCTGCGGACGTGATCCCCGCGGCGCGGCCGCCGCACGCGAACGACGACTACAAGACGAACCCGACGTGGACCGCGAAGTACGGCGTGCAGGCTGCGGTCGAGGCAGCGCGTACCGCGTGCGATGTGGCGCCAGTCGCCCTCACCGACGCGCAGGTGACCGCGCTCGGTGCCCAACTCGCCGGGTCCGCGACGTTCGCCACGGCTGTCGCGGAGCAGGTCGCCGACCTCCTCGCGCAGCGCCTCCAGTCCTGA
- a CDS encoding RNA polymerase subunit sigma-70 produces MSETYDGTTAIRAVIAQLATIPDLTDRARATGAVLDAMPDLHAELRAVRGDAVATLRQTQSLDEVASALGISKARVSQVAKGISKNK; encoded by the coding sequence ATGTCCGAGACCTACGACGGCACCACCGCCATCCGCGCCGTGATCGCCCAACTCGCCACCATTCCCGACCTCACCGACCGCGCCCGCGCCACCGGCGCCGTCCTCGACGCCATGCCCGACCTCCACGCCGAACTCCGCGCCGTCCGAGGAGACGCCGTCGCCACCCTCCGCCAGACGCAATCCCTAGACGAGGTCGCCAGCGCCCTCGGCATCAGCAAGGCACGCGTCTCCCAAGTCGCCAAAGGGATCAGCAAGAACAAATAG
- a CDS encoding restriction endonuclease, translating into MNRRSRRRRWRPDCSSILLALAVTAAGAWLVLRSIATWIETHPAVLATVIVVVGGASWYQSAAPVRAARRSAEQAAAVDDFHTLDPSDFEQAVAGLCWRDGCRDVTVVGGAGDLAADILATLPDGRRMLIQCKRYVVGRRVGSPEVQRVGGTYSIVHRADLALVVTTAGYTEAAEDYAARAGIGLVDGRQLARWADGSASPPWA; encoded by the coding sequence ATGAACCGCCGCTCGCGCCGCCGCCGGTGGCGCCCCGACTGCTCGTCGATCCTGCTCGCCCTCGCCGTCACCGCGGCGGGGGCGTGGCTCGTGCTGCGGTCCATCGCCACCTGGATCGAGACCCATCCCGCCGTCCTCGCCACGGTCATCGTCGTGGTCGGCGGGGCATCCTGGTACCAGTCCGCGGCGCCCGTCCGGGCCGCCCGGCGCAGCGCCGAACAGGCCGCGGCCGTCGACGACTTCCACACGCTCGACCCGTCCGACTTCGAGCAGGCCGTCGCGGGCCTGTGCTGGCGTGACGGCTGCCGTGACGTGACCGTGGTCGGGGGCGCCGGCGACCTCGCCGCGGACATCCTCGCCACCCTCCCCGACGGGCGGCGCATGCTCATCCAGTGCAAGCGGTACGTCGTCGGGCGCCGCGTCGGCAGCCCCGAGGTGCAGCGCGTCGGCGGGACGTACTCGATCGTCCACCGGGCCGACCTCGCCCTCGTCGTCACGACGGCCGGGTACACGGAGGCCGCGGAGGACTACGCGGCCAGGGCCGGGATCGGCCTGGTCGACGGGCGCCAGCTCGCACGGTGGGCCGACGGGAGCGCCAGCCCGCCGTGGGCATGA
- a CDS encoding DUF2637 domain-containing protein translates to MTSPANDRDRLTRASLIFVMVAALTVGTWSIYTLLHERFDAPRTVALFGCAMFDSAALFFARLAQRYATSPDSGFAPRLAMLATVTASAWTNWEHAHMKGWGTVGGVVLGAAPVIAEVAFELYHRYVHRESLRARGRVPAALPVFGKWAWLMYLPTAFKAMRKVVGYNLATASSTDAPGLTTVMRDDAAPHHPTASPDAAAPHHLVITVQQPAAIAPPTPEPAVPPRRDAPTMPAGQATDAPLRPAPVMPIDAQAAADDALRGKALSKADAVRAVRAALPDAAAPQIADALMRNGIAADAKYVRTVLSRDKRATDTGTGYYP, encoded by the coding sequence GTGACTTCGCCGGCCAACGACCGCGACCGCCTCACCCGCGCGTCCCTGATCTTCGTCATGGTCGCCGCCCTCACCGTCGGCACCTGGTCCATCTACACGCTCCTCCACGAGCGCTTCGACGCCCCCCGTACCGTCGCCCTGTTCGGCTGCGCCATGTTCGACTCCGCAGCTCTGTTCTTCGCCCGTCTCGCCCAGCGCTACGCCACCTCCCCGGACTCCGGATTCGCGCCCCGCCTCGCCATGCTCGCCACCGTCACCGCCTCGGCGTGGACGAACTGGGAGCACGCCCACATGAAGGGCTGGGGCACCGTCGGCGGCGTCGTCCTCGGAGCCGCGCCCGTCATCGCCGAGGTCGCATTCGAGCTGTACCACCGCTACGTCCACCGCGAGTCCCTGCGCGCCCGAGGCCGTGTTCCGGCCGCTCTCCCCGTCTTCGGGAAGTGGGCGTGGCTCATGTACCTCCCGACGGCCTTCAAGGCGATGCGGAAGGTCGTCGGCTACAACCTCGCCACCGCATCATCCACCGATGCGCCCGGCCTCACCACGGTGATGCGCGACGATGCGGCGCCGCATCACCCCACTGCATCACCTGATGCGGCAGCACCGCACCACCTCGTCATCACCGTGCAGCAGCCCGCGGCCATCGCCCCGCCGACCCCCGAGCCGGCCGTGCCGCCGCGGCGTGATGCGCCCACGATGCCCGCAGGTCAAGCCACTGATGCGCCCCTGCGGCCCGCGCCCGTGATGCCGATCGATGCGCAGGCCGCGGCAGACGATGCGCTGCGCGGCAAGGCGCTGTCGAAGGCCGATGCGGTCCGTGCGGTCCGTGCGGCGCTTCCTGATGCGGCCGCGCCGCAGATCGCTGATGCGCTGATGCGCAATGGCATCGCGGCTGACGCCAAGTACGTGCGGACCGTCCTGTCCCGCGACAAGCGGGCCACCGATACCGGAACGGGGTACTACCCGTGA
- a CDS encoding DUF6221 family protein, translating to MDDLLAFLRARLAEDEAVARAAMWDDGPSAVWTDRPPKDRYERHTVTDYCDDGVVVVTPENADAVGVGPHIARHDPARILAEVEAKRQAVDRYAWLHEHGDTGGMAWVLRALAAPFADHRDYRPEWAPDA from the coding sequence ATGGATGACCTGCTGGCGTTCCTGCGGGCGCGTCTGGCGGAGGATGAGGCGGTGGCTCGGGCGGCCATGTGGGATGACGGCCCGTCTGCCGTGTGGACCGACCGTCCTCCGAAAGATCGGTACGAGCGCCACACGGTGACCGACTACTGCGATGACGGAGTCGTAGTCGTCACCCCCGAGAACGCTGACGCCGTCGGCGTCGGACCCCACATCGCCCGCCATGACCCGGCGCGGATCCTGGCCGAGGTCGAGGCGAAGCGGCAGGCCGTGGACCGGTACGCGTGGCTGCACGAGCACGGCGACACCGGCGGCATGGCATGGGTACTCCGCGCCCTCGCCGCGCCCTTCGCCGACCACCGCGACTACCGGCCCGAGTGGGCGCCCGACGCCTGA